A DNA window from Vigna angularis cultivar LongXiaoDou No.4 chromosome 1, ASM1680809v1, whole genome shotgun sequence contains the following coding sequences:
- the LOC108335040 gene encoding uncharacterized protein At4g14100: MSRHIPYLLSLHACPVFAMASAAEAINVLFLFLFLQHFLFTTANDSIPVPADWPHQFHSVLFINRSGDLQKTDLWYDWPNGRNFNIIQHQLGELTYDLEWDNGTSFYYTLQPFDKTCKIILFDVGILRPNWLDGANYLGQEHVDNFLCNVWEKVDFITYYEDVLTRRPVKWIFFSGMVAHVMTFEVGAVLEDEYWQAPVYCFNEIKNETSDKTNAVVLESEDGVPGGSSHGMLMREMPHSAYAK; encoded by the exons ATGTCACGCCACATTCCTTATCTTCTTTCCCTTCACGCTTGCCCTGTATTTGCAATGGCCTCTGCAGCGGAAGCCATTAACGTCTTGTtcttatttctctttcttcaacatTTCCTATTCACAACAGCGAATGACTCAATTCCAGTGCCAGCTGATTGGCCGCACCAGTTTCATTCGGTTCTGTTCATAAACCGAAGCGGCGATCTCCAGAAGACGGACTTATGGTACGACTGGCCCAATGGCCGCAACTTCAACATCATTCAACACCAGCTGGGCGAACTCACCTACGACCTCGAATGGGACAACGGAACCTCCTTTTATTACACGCTCCAACCTTTCGACAAAACCTGCAAAATCATCCTCTTCGACGTTGGCATTCTCCGCCCTAACTGGCTCGACGGCGCTAACTACCTCGGCCAAGAGCATGTCGACAACTTCCTCTGCAACGTCTGGGAGAAAGTCGACTTCATCACCTACTACGAGGATGTCCTCACCCGAAGACCCGTCAAGTGGATCTTCTTCTCCG GGATGGTTGCTCATGTGATGACATTTGAGGTAGGTGCAGTGCTTGAGGATGAATATTGGCAGGCTCCTGTGTACTGTTTTAATGAGATCAAGAACGAGACATCGGACAAAACGAATGCGGTCGTCTTAGAATCAGAAGATGGTGTTCCTGGTGGTTCTTCTCATGGAATGTTAATGAGAGAGATGCCACATTCTGCTTATGCTAAGTAA
- the LOC108334678 gene encoding uncharacterized protein LOC108334678, with translation MALQAPSLHCVPTVNGGLRRPSASPFALKSSFFSGSLNLHLHPNHRHLISASPRISMRVASKQAYICRDCGYIYNDRTPFEKLADNYFCPVCGAPKRRFRPYAPAVSKDANSTDVRKARKAELQKDEAIGKALPIAVVVGIAVLAGLYFYLNSQY, from the exons ATGGCATTGCAGGCACCAAGTCTTCACTGCGTCCCCACCGTGAATGGTGGCCTGAGAAGACCCTCCGCCAGCCCTTTTGCTCTCAAGTCCTCATTCTTCTCTGGTTCActcaatcttcatcttcatcccaATCACCGCCACCTCATTTCAGCATCACCTAGGATTTCCATGCGCGTCGCTTCCAAACAGGCCTATATCTGTCGCGATTGCGG GTATATTTACAATGACAGAACTCCCTTTGAAAAGTTGGCTGATAACTATTTCTGCCCTG TTTGTGGTGCTCCAAAACGAAGATTTAGGCCATATGCACCAGCTGTCAGTAAAGATGCCAATAGCACAGATGTTAGAAAGGCACGAAAAGCTGAACTACAGAAAGATGAAGCAATTGG GAAAGCACTTCCTATTGCAGTTGTCGTGGGAATTGCAGTGCTTGCTGGATTATATTTCTATCTGAATAGCCAATACTAG
- the LOC108334399 gene encoding uncharacterized protein LOC108334399, whose product MAMASTTASPVTNSSFFTPQTWFQSRPFSLHCLGGTMEHNSYRTKIKSTILHHLFQKERQSPYYDNLCRPVSDLLPFIANGIRGVTTNPAIFERAISSSNAYDEQFRKLVGAGKDTEGAYWELVVKDIHDTCKILEPIYNDSDGVDGYVSVAVSPKLANDTKGTIEEAKWLHKMIGCSNVYIKIPATDESILSMKEVISLGISVNATLIFCLPRYEAVIDAYLDGLEACGRTDLSKVSSAAAFYISRVDTTLDRKLDQIGTSEALDLKGKGAIAQAVLAYQLYQKKFSGPRWEHLEKRGAKKQRLMWASTNVKNPAYPHTFYVDSLIGPDTISTMPEQALKALMEHGILSRTLDAKVSEAQQIYNAIQKLGIHWPSIGSQLERQVLDSFTKSFDNVLNCIHNKTLVQV is encoded by the exons ATGGCAATGGCTTCAACCACTGCTTCTCCAGTGACAAATTCAAGCTTTTTCACTCCCCAAACATGGTTTCAGAGTAGACCCTTTAG TTTGCACTGTCTGGGAGGAACAATGGAACATAACAGTTATAGGACAAAGATCAAAAGCACTATTCTTCACCATCTCTTCCAGAAGGAGCGACAGAGCCCTTATTATGACAATCTATGTCGTCCTGTTTCAGATTTGCTTCCTTTCATTGCCAATGGGATCAGAGGTGTCACCACCAATCCAGCG ATTTTTGAGAGAGCTATTTCATCCTCAAATGCCTACGATGAACAGTTTAG GAAATTGGTAGGGGCAGGAAAAGACACAGAGGGTGCCTATTGGGAATTAGTAGTGAAAGACATACATGATACTTGCAAAATCTTGGAGCCAATTTACAATGATTCAGATGGGGTAGATGGATATGTATCTGTTGCAGTTTCCCCCAAGCTAGCAAATGATACCAAGGGGACAATTGAAGAGGCAAAATGGCTTCATAAGATGATTGGGTGTTCAAATGTTTACATTAAAATTCCTGCAACCGACGAGTCCATTCTTTCTATGAAGGAGGTTATTTCTCTGGGGATAAGTGTGAATGCCACA CTCATATTCTGCCTCCCTAGATATGAAGCAGTGATTGATGCTTACTTGGATGGCCTTGAGGCTTGTGGGAGAACTGATCTCTCCAAGGTTTCGAGTGCAGCAGCATTCTACATCAGTAGAGTGGATACTACACTTGACAGAAAACTTGACCAAATTGGTACCTCTGAGGCTCTTGATCTCAAAGGAAAG GGTGCAATTGCTCAAGCAGTCTTAGCTTACCAACTTTATCAGAAAAAGTTTTCTGGTCCAAGATGGGAACACTTGGAGAAGAGAGGTGCCAAGAAGCAGAGGTTAATGTGGGCTTCAACGAATGTGAAAAATCCAGCTTACCCTCACACATTTTATGTTGATTCTCTTATTGGACCGGATACG ATTTCAACGATGCCAGAGCAAGCTCTCAAAGCCTTGATGGAGCATGGCATTCTTTCAAGAACTCTTGATGCCAAAGTATCAGAGGCTCAACAAATTTACAATGCAATTCAGAAGTTGGGGATTCATTGGCCTTCTATTGGATCACAACTCGAACGTCAGGTGCTGGATTCCTTCACAAAAAGCTTTGATAATGTGCTCAATTGCATTCACAACAAAACACTTGTACAAGTCTGA
- the LOC108320754 gene encoding probable beta-1,4-xylosyltransferase IRX10L, with protein sequence MGMWKFSFLGFLCAYFLFTIGAVELGRNQPTERISGSAGDVLEDDPVGRLKVFVYELPSKYNKKILQKDPRCLNHMFAAEIFMHRFLLSSPVRTLNPEEADWFYTPVYTTCDLTPNGLPLPFKSPRMMRSAIQLISSNWPYWNRTEGADHFFVVPHDFGACFHYQEEKAIERGILQLLRRATLVQTFGQRNHVCLKEGSITIPPYAPPQKMHTHLIPDKTPRSIFVYFRGLFYDVGNDPEGGYYARGARAAVWENFKDNPLFDVSTEHPTTYYEDMQRAVFCLCPLGWAPWSPRLVEAVIFGCIPVIIADDIVLPFADAIPWEEIGVFVAEEEVPKLDTILTSISPEVILRKQRLLANPSMKQAMLFPQPAQPGDAFHQVLNGLARKLPHDNTVFLKPGEKILNWTAGPVADLKPW encoded by the exons ATGGGTATGTGGAAATTCAGTTTTTTGGGGTTTCTTTGTGCCTATTTTCTCTTTACAATTGGTGCCGTGGAGCTGGGCAGAAACCAACCAACTGAAAGAATCTCAG GTAGTGCTGGTGATGTATTGGAAGATGATCCAGTGGGAAGGTTGAAGGTTTTTGTATATGAACTTCCAAGTAAGTATAATAAGAAAATTCTTCAAAAAGATCCGAGATGCCTCAACCATATGTTTGCTGCTGAAATCTTTATGCACCGGTTTCTCTTATCTAGCCCTGTCCGTACCCTTAATCCGGAAGAGGCTGACTGGTTTTATACCCCTGTATACACCACTTGTGACTTGACACCAAATGGCCTCCCTTTACCCTTCAAGTCACCACGAATGATGAGAAGTGCCATACAGCTTATTTCTTCAAACTGGCCCTATTGGAATCGCACAGAGGGGGCAGATCACTTCTTTGTGGTTCCTCACGACTTTGGGGCATGTTTTCATTACCAG GAAGAGAAGGCAATTGAAAGAGGGATTCTTCAACTGCTAAGGCGTGCTACATTGGTTCAAACATTTGGACAGAGGAATCATGTATGCTTGAAAGAGGGCTCAATTACCATTCCTCCATACGCTCCACCACAGAAAATGCACACCCACCTAATTCCTGATAAGACTCCCAGGTCCATTTTTGTATACTTCCGAGGACTTTTTTATGATGTTGGCAATGACCCTGAAGGTGGTTACTATGCAAG AGGTGCAAGAGCAGCAGTGTGGGAGAACTTTAAGGACAATCCTCTATTTGATGTCTCCACTGAGCATCCGACCACGTACTATGAGGACATGCAACGAGCTGTGTTTTGCCTATGCCCACTTGGATGGGCCCCTTGGAGCCCAAGATTGGTAGAGGCTGTGATATTTGGTTGTATACCTGTTATTATTGCAGATGACATCGTGCTGCCATTTGCTGATGCAATCCCATGGGAAGAGATAGGAGTGTTTGTTGCTGAGGAGGAGGTTCCAAAGTTGGATACCATACTCACATCTATCTCACCAGAAGTCATATTAAGGAAGCAAAGATTGCTTGCTAACCCTTCCATGAAGCAAGCAATGCTTTTCCCACAGCCTGCTCAACCTGGAGATGCCTTCCATCAAGTTTTAAATGGACTGGCAAGGAAGCTGCCACATGACAACACCGTGTTCTTGAAACCAGGGGAGAAGATCTTGAATTGGACTGCTGGACCTGTGGCTGACCTTAAACCTTGGTAA